A genomic region of Fundidesulfovibrio terrae contains the following coding sequences:
- a CDS encoding hybrid sensor histidine kinase/response regulator, which yields MLNRLSFRLAIPIIAGVFILWGFLAVFVLGSISRFAEERAGHDLQGYGREAAEILNDAYDHLVQSGKLSDPGEVRIAKAKALTRLGKHFRLTESQAVVANSAGQVLLSQGVDHPEKLLSMPVESRASGVTGEAGSFTYTFRMEFPLWEWRIWFVENASDYTALAANIRNLYLGAGGALILALAGFFFFAQHTVSRPVKLIARALERGERPSYEGIDVFTSLASTIREMMDSLDDRERFVRLSRTWYRQMFESAPVMMFSLAGNGWFSDVNRTLCDHTGYSREKLLSTPASEVLRVAPERLEQLWMGMPIRHVQAELRTFQGKSRQVVLDALLTEDPAGERVVLAVVIDITAQLRSERELIAAKEAAEAANQAKSEFLANVSHEIRTPLNGVLGMLQLMEKSSLDERQSGWVKNALDCGRSLLTLLGDILEYSSLESGGQQCGIEPFAPAEILDEIIQLNARQARTKSVAIIVEADPALPRTLMGDGGRLRQVLFNLVGNAVKFTEHGSVTLRVDGVARDPSGITRLLFTVEDTGIGISPEKIQRIFEPFTQADGSRTRRYQGAGLGLAIVKRLVALWGGVLELDTEAGAGTTVSFTMPVHAAPLGTEAPLTASAPAEGVTAGGRILLAEDDPINTVMTMDMLENLGYRATIVENGADALKALAQDDFDCVLMDIQMPEMDGISATRAIRAAPALGDKSRVPIIALTAHALPGDRERFLAAGMDDYLAKPVEYDHLAGVLARAMGKHWRQRPH from the coding sequence GTGCTGAACCGCCTCTCCTTCCGCCTCGCCATCCCCATCATCGCCGGAGTCTTTATCTTGTGGGGGTTCCTGGCGGTCTTCGTGCTGGGCTCCATCTCCCGCTTCGCCGAAGAGCGGGCCGGGCACGACCTGCAAGGCTACGGGCGCGAAGCGGCGGAAATCCTGAACGACGCCTACGACCACCTTGTCCAGTCCGGCAAGCTTTCCGATCCGGGCGAGGTCCGCATCGCCAAGGCCAAGGCGCTGACCCGGCTGGGAAAACACTTCCGCCTGACCGAATCCCAGGCCGTCGTCGCCAACTCCGCCGGACAGGTGCTCTTGAGCCAGGGAGTCGACCATCCGGAGAAGCTGCTTTCGATGCCCGTGGAGTCCCGGGCCTCGGGCGTGACGGGCGAGGCCGGATCCTTCACCTACACCTTCCGGATGGAATTCCCGCTCTGGGAGTGGCGCATCTGGTTTGTGGAGAACGCCTCGGACTATACCGCTCTCGCCGCCAACATCCGCAACCTCTACTTGGGCGCGGGCGGCGCCCTGATCCTGGCACTGGCCGGGTTCTTCTTTTTCGCGCAGCACACCGTGTCGCGCCCGGTGAAGCTCATCGCACGCGCCCTGGAGCGCGGCGAACGCCCCAGCTACGAGGGCATCGACGTCTTCACCTCCCTGGCCAGCACCATCCGCGAAATGATGGACTCCCTGGACGACCGGGAACGCTTCGTGCGCCTGAGCCGCACCTGGTACCGCCAGATGTTCGAGTCCGCGCCGGTCATGATGTTCTCCCTGGCCGGGAACGGCTGGTTCAGCGACGTCAACCGCACCCTGTGCGACCACACGGGCTATTCCCGGGAGAAGCTGCTCTCCACCCCGGCCTCCGAGGTTCTGCGCGTGGCCCCGGAGAGGCTGGAGCAGCTGTGGATGGGCATGCCCATCCGCCACGTGCAGGCCGAACTGCGCACGTTCCAGGGCAAGTCCAGACAGGTGGTCCTGGACGCGCTGCTCACCGAGGATCCCGCAGGGGAGCGCGTGGTGCTGGCCGTGGTCATCGACATCACCGCCCAGCTCAGGAGCGAACGCGAGCTGATCGCCGCCAAGGAGGCCGCCGAGGCGGCCAACCAGGCCAAGAGCGAATTTCTGGCCAACGTCAGCCACGAGATACGCACCCCCCTGAACGGCGTGTTGGGCATGCTCCAGCTCATGGAGAAGTCGAGCCTGGACGAGCGCCAGTCCGGGTGGGTGAAGAACGCCCTGGACTGCGGCCGGTCCCTGCTCACGCTGCTCGGCGACATCCTGGAATACTCGAGCCTGGAATCCGGAGGGCAGCAGTGCGGCATCGAGCCCTTCGCCCCGGCGGAGATACTGGACGAGATCATCCAGCTCAACGCCCGCCAGGCCCGGACCAAGTCCGTCGCCATCATCGTGGAGGCCGACCCGGCCCTGCCGCGGACACTTATGGGCGATGGGGGCAGGCTCAGACAGGTGCTCTTCAACCTGGTGGGCAACGCCGTGAAGTTCACCGAGCACGGCTCCGTGACGCTTCGCGTGGACGGCGTGGCGCGCGACCCGTCCGGGATCACGCGCCTGCTCTTCACCGTGGAGGACACCGGCATCGGCATCTCCCCGGAAAAGATCCAGCGCATCTTCGAGCCGTTCACCCAGGCCGACGGTTCGCGCACGCGCCGCTACCAGGGGGCCGGACTGGGCCTGGCCATCGTGAAGCGCCTGGTGGCCCTGTGGGGCGGCGTCCTGGAACTCGACACCGAGGCAGGCGCGGGCACCACGGTCTCCTTCACCATGCCCGTCCACGCCGCGCCCCTGGGCACCGAAGCCCCCCTGACCGCTTCGGCCCCCGCCGAGGGAGTGACCGCGGGCGGACGCATCCTGCTGGCCGAGGACGACCCCATCAACACCGTGATGACCATGGATATGCTCGAGAACCTGGGCTACCGCGCCACCATCGTGGAAAACGGCGCGGACGCGCTCAAGGCCCTGGCCCAGGATGACTTCGACTGCGTCCTCATGGACATCCAGATGCCCGAGATGGACGGCATCTCCGCCACCCGGGCCATCCGCGCCGCGCCCGCCCTGGGGGACAAGTCGCGCGTTCCCATCATCGCCCTCACCGCCCACGCCCTGCCCGGGGACCGCGAACGCTTCCTGGCCGCCGGAATGGACGACTACCTGGCCAAGCCCGTGGAGTACGACCACCTGGCCGGGGTGCTGGCCCGGGCCATGGGCAAGCATTGGCGGCAGCGGCCCCACTGA
- a CDS encoding ABC transporter substrate-binding protein, translated as MRTILALLAAGLSALSISAQAVKPALPVIVGATVSESGGYASSGDMYAKGLRMWAQDVNERGGILGRKVELLLKDDESNPGKTEAAYETLASPHGADLILGPDHARLALAALPPLEKAKVPAVFPVATSDVLWKDGKGLAFGVQSPLSEWPAGYFELISRSGIDTVSMLVVDHPTSEEVIDNITTLARRYGMDLSAKVSTGLQGLPAAIAQIVRDTPRALTIWGSQEGCTEALRELKRSGCKPKSLYVSSGQGTNRMLLEFPGRDLEGLFTSTPWDVRIAGAYPDGLDFAERFRATQNREPDHLAACGYAAGQVLEAAAAKARSLAPEKIRKALAELETLTILGRYAVDPTGMQLRQFPVTVQWQKGKREIVWPEMLRTAKPALSR; from the coding sequence GTGCGTACGATTCTCGCTCTGCTCGCTGCCGGCCTTTCCGCCCTCTCCATATCCGCCCAGGCGGTGAAGCCGGCCCTGCCGGTAATCGTCGGGGCAACCGTCAGCGAGAGCGGCGGCTACGCCTCCAGCGGCGACATGTACGCGAAAGGCCTGAGGATGTGGGCCCAGGACGTCAACGAAAGGGGCGGCATACTCGGGCGCAAGGTGGAACTTTTGCTCAAGGACGACGAATCCAACCCGGGAAAGACCGAGGCTGCATACGAGACCCTGGCGTCCCCCCACGGGGCTGACCTGATTCTCGGACCGGACCACGCCCGCCTGGCCCTGGCCGCTTTGCCCCCCCTGGAAAAGGCCAAGGTTCCCGCGGTCTTCCCGGTGGCCACCTCGGACGTGCTGTGGAAGGATGGCAAGGGCCTGGCCTTCGGGGTGCAGTCCCCGCTGTCCGAGTGGCCCGCCGGGTATTTCGAGCTCATCTCGCGCAGCGGAATCGACACCGTGTCCATGCTCGTGGTGGATCATCCCACCAGCGAGGAAGTGATCGACAACATTACCACTCTGGCGCGCCGCTACGGCATGGACCTGTCCGCCAAGGTGTCCACAGGCCTCCAGGGCCTGCCGGCGGCCATCGCCCAGATCGTACGGGACACCCCCCGCGCCCTGACCATCTGGGGCAGTCAGGAAGGCTGCACCGAGGCCCTCAGGGAACTGAAACGGTCGGGATGCAAGCCCAAGAGCCTCTACGTCTCGTCCGGCCAGGGAACCAACAGGATGCTGCTCGAATTCCCCGGCCGCGACCTGGAAGGCCTGTTCACCTCGACGCCCTGGGACGTCCGCATCGCCGGGGCCTATCCCGACGGCCTGGATTTCGCGGAGCGCTTCCGCGCCACCCAGAACCGCGAGCCCGACCACCTGGCCGCCTGCGGCTACGCCGCCGGGCAGGTTCTCGAGGCCGCCGCCGCCAAGGCCCGCAGCCTCGCCCCCGAGAAGATCAGGAAAGCCCTGGCGGAACTGGAAACCTTGACCATTCTCGGCCGCTACGCCGTCGACCCCACGGGCATGCAGCTGCGCCAGTTCCCCGTCACGGTGCAATGGCAGAAAGGCAAACGCGAGATCGTCTGGCCCGAAATGCTGCGCACGGCCAAACCGGCCCTCTCGAGGTAG
- a CDS encoding DNA polymerase III subunit delta' gives MDAAFFGLSPRQEQARRRLDQLAENPPQVLVLEGGTASDREAAALYYAAALSCGEFGACGACEPCVQIRDKVYMDLIFLDGTEQSIKVDDVREVRQKVGEPPRGPGHRVVVLTEAQGLTPSAANALLKSMEEPRPGNVFVLLAPQRERLLPTLVSRSWTLTLAWPEAGGALTAEEKQAGADWLDALEHFWRTGLGLFSLTSSKGRLTRNAAQHVVLALSKELADVLAGRDASSLGSFLSSRLGLQGLRRLDLLLENSQEALVGQINPVLTLEWLATRVASWIR, from the coding sequence ATGGACGCCGCCTTTTTCGGGCTTTCCCCCCGCCAGGAGCAGGCGAGGCGGCGTCTGGACCAGCTGGCGGAGAACCCTCCGCAGGTGCTCGTTCTAGAGGGCGGCACCGCCTCGGACCGCGAGGCGGCCGCCCTTTATTACGCGGCTGCGCTCAGTTGCGGCGAATTCGGGGCCTGCGGGGCCTGCGAACCCTGCGTGCAGATCCGCGACAAGGTCTACATGGACCTGATCTTCCTGGACGGAACCGAGCAGTCCATCAAGGTGGACGACGTGCGCGAGGTGCGCCAGAAGGTGGGCGAGCCCCCGCGCGGCCCGGGCCACCGGGTGGTGGTGCTCACCGAGGCCCAGGGGCTCACGCCCTCGGCAGCCAACGCCCTGCTCAAGTCCATGGAGGAGCCCAGGCCAGGCAACGTGTTCGTGCTGCTGGCCCCCCAGCGGGAGCGCCTGCTGCCCACGCTGGTCTCGCGCTCCTGGACCCTGACCCTGGCCTGGCCCGAAGCGGGGGGCGCCCTCACAGCCGAAGAGAAGCAGGCTGGGGCCGACTGGCTGGACGCCCTGGAACACTTCTGGCGCACGGGGCTCGGGCTTTTTTCCCTCACATCCTCCAAGGGCAGGCTCACCCGCAACGCGGCCCAGCACGTGGTGCTGGCTCTCTCCAAGGAACTGGCCGACGTTCTGGCCGGCCGCGACGCCTCGTCGCTGGGCTCCTTTTTGAGCAGCCGCCTGGGCCTTCAAGGCCTGCGCCGCCTGGACCTCCTACTGGAAAATTCCCAGGAGGCGCTGGTGGGACAGATCAACCCCGTGCTCACCCTGGAGTGGCTGGCCACGCGCGTCGCCTCGTGGATCCGCTGA
- a CDS encoding adenylosuccinate synthase, with amino-acid sequence MAGMVIHGAQWGDEGKGKIVDLLTEKANLIVRFHGGNNAGHTLVVGGEKTVLHLIPSGILHGSKRCVIGAGVVLDPEVFLMEVDKLAAKGVDMSPARLAVSLRTHVIMPYHKLLDCARESAKAGAKIGTTGRGIGPCYEDKSSRVGIRAGDFLDEALLAAKIRHALAEKNALLAGLYGLAPLDADKVLEELLPLARRVVPYLADVPAMVQEALGSGAGVLFEGAQGTHLDIDHGTYPFVTSSCCLSSNAAAGSGCSPKDLGDIISVVKAYTTRVGSGQFPTELTCARGEHLQSVGAEFGATTGRKRRCGWLDAVLLREAVRLNGTTGLAVTKLDVLGGLDQLEICTAYTYEGAEILYPPQREGALAHVTPVYETLPGWKEDVTSCRSWSDLPQAARNYLTRVEELSGAPVRIISVGPDREQTIYKD; translated from the coding sequence ATGGCTGGCATGGTGATCCACGGCGCCCAGTGGGGCGACGAGGGCAAGGGCAAGATCGTCGACCTTCTCACCGAGAAGGCGAATCTCATCGTCAGGTTCCACGGCGGCAACAACGCGGGCCACACTCTGGTGGTGGGCGGCGAGAAGACCGTCCTGCACCTGATCCCCTCGGGCATCCTGCACGGAAGCAAGCGCTGCGTCATCGGCGCGGGCGTGGTGCTGGACCCCGAGGTCTTCCTCATGGAGGTGGACAAGCTGGCCGCCAAGGGCGTGGACATGTCCCCCGCCCGCCTGGCCGTCAGCCTGCGCACCCACGTGATCATGCCCTACCACAAGCTCTTGGACTGCGCCCGCGAGTCCGCCAAGGCCGGCGCCAAGATAGGCACCACCGGGCGCGGCATCGGCCCCTGTTACGAGGACAAGTCCTCCCGCGTGGGCATCCGCGCCGGGGACTTCCTGGACGAGGCCCTGCTCGCCGCCAAGATCAGGCACGCCCTTGCCGAGAAGAACGCCCTGCTCGCCGGCCTCTACGGACTTGCGCCCCTGGACGCCGACAAGGTCCTGGAGGAGCTTCTGCCCCTGGCCCGGCGCGTGGTCCCCTACCTGGCCGACGTGCCCGCCATGGTGCAGGAAGCCCTGGGATCGGGCGCGGGCGTGCTCTTCGAGGGCGCGCAGGGCACCCACCTGGACATCGACCACGGCACCTATCCCTTCGTCACCTCCTCGTGCTGCCTGTCGTCCAACGCGGCCGCCGGTTCGGGCTGTTCGCCCAAGGATCTGGGGGACATCATCTCGGTGGTCAAAGCCTACACCACCCGCGTGGGCTCGGGGCAGTTCCCCACGGAACTGACCTGCGCGCGCGGCGAGCACCTGCAGAGCGTGGGCGCCGAATTCGGGGCCACCACCGGGCGCAAGCGCCGCTGCGGCTGGCTGGACGCGGTGCTCCTGCGCGAGGCCGTGAGGTTGAACGGCACCACGGGCCTGGCCGTGACCAAGCTCGACGTGCTCGGCGGCCTTGACCAGCTCGAGATCTGCACCGCCTACACGTACGAGGGGGCCGAGATCCTCTACCCGCCCCAGCGCGAAGGGGCCCTGGCCCATGTCACGCCCGTGTACGAAACCCTTCCCGGCTGGAAGGAGGACGTCACTTCCTGCCGATCCTGGAGCGACCTGCCCCAGGCGGCCCGGAACTACCTGACCCGCGTGGAAGAGCTCTCCGGCGCGCCCGTGCGCATCATCTCCGTGGGGCCGGACCGGGAACAGACGATCTACAAGGATTAA
- a CDS encoding SAM-dependent methyltransferase translates to MEFTVYLAPKGFTNELVYELGDVAEVVDRLVFAPGPPRPVAWAQNIWLNPQRIQIDSISDGANKLKALQRNWALWSVRHNRRARLIEEQLPAVRPKPVAIGTPPPRAPLGSWTLLERDVIVASPACTSPFPHGEVQFVENKQGPPNRAYLKLWELFTLLEAAPKPGSFCLDMGGCPGGWTWVLASLGCKVLTVDKAPLDPRIEAMPGVDFRLLSAFALDPREVGEVDWLFCDVACYPDRLWRLVDRWRTFGKVRNFVCTIKFQGPTDHETAAKFWAFPGSRLVHLYNNKHELTWVLLDKEEFPSFAPEEPGGKLGEFGMPEEGA, encoded by the coding sequence ATGGAATTCACCGTCTATCTCGCCCCCAAGGGCTTCACCAACGAACTCGTCTACGAGCTCGGCGACGTGGCGGAAGTCGTAGACCGCCTGGTCTTCGCGCCCGGCCCGCCGCGTCCCGTGGCCTGGGCCCAGAACATCTGGCTCAATCCCCAGCGCATCCAGATCGACTCCATCTCCGACGGGGCCAACAAGTTGAAGGCCCTGCAGCGCAACTGGGCCCTGTGGAGCGTTCGCCACAACCGCCGCGCCCGCTTGATCGAGGAGCAGCTCCCGGCGGTGCGGCCCAAGCCCGTGGCCATCGGCACGCCGCCGCCGCGCGCGCCGCTGGGATCCTGGACGCTCCTCGAGCGCGACGTCATCGTGGCCTCCCCGGCCTGCACGAGCCCGTTCCCCCATGGGGAGGTGCAGTTCGTGGAGAACAAGCAGGGGCCGCCCAACCGGGCGTACCTCAAGCTCTGGGAGCTCTTCACGCTTCTGGAGGCCGCGCCCAAGCCCGGCAGCTTCTGCCTGGACATGGGCGGCTGCCCCGGCGGCTGGACCTGGGTGCTGGCGAGCCTTGGGTGCAAGGTGCTCACCGTGGACAAGGCCCCTCTCGATCCGCGCATCGAGGCCATGCCGGGCGTGGATTTCCGGCTGCTTTCGGCCTTCGCCCTGGACCCGCGCGAGGTGGGCGAGGTGGACTGGCTCTTCTGCGACGTGGCCTGCTATCCGGACAGGCTGTGGCGGCTGGTGGACCGCTGGCGCACCTTCGGCAAGGTGCGCAACTTCGTGTGCACCATCAAGTTCCAGGGACCGACCGACCACGAGACCGCGGCCAAGTTCTGGGCCTTCCCGGGCTCGCGGCTGGTGCACCTGTACAACAACAAGCACGAGCTGACCTGGGTGCTTCTGGACAAGGAGGAGTTCCCCAGCTTCGCGCCGGAGGAGCCGGGCGGCAAGCTCGGCGAGTTCGGGATGCCGGAAGAGGGCGCGTAA
- a CDS encoding IMP cyclohydrolase, with product MSDLKKMYTTIQGDPFPADMTITLGDRTLVFKKRTWTIDGEVKGLRYGENPDQPAAVYQLAEGGLELDGVKFRGPERGLVSALTEEHLIQSGKHPGKTNLTDVDNGLNILQYLSAKPAAVILKHNNPCGAAWTDEGLAVAFERANLSDRIAAFGGAIVVNRTLDKATAELITANYFEVVAAPGYEPEALAILKTKKNLRIIAIPGIAKLPDYLGEPFLDVKSLMDGGMVVQFSFRNRILSADDFLPAKGSTKDGKDFISRAPSPREAEDLLFAWAVEAGVTSNSVIFVRDGATVGIGTGEQDRVGVVQLTIHKAYTKYADLLAFERHKLSIHELREKAASDPALAKELADIEAKTQADRGGLPGSVLVSDGFFPFRDGVDLALKQGVTAIAQPGGSIRDWEVVQAVNEATPQVAMVFTGQRSFKH from the coding sequence ATGAGCGACCTCAAGAAGATGTATACCACCATCCAGGGAGACCCCTTCCCGGCGGACATGACCATAACCCTCGGGGACCGCACCCTGGTTTTCAAGAAGCGCACCTGGACTATAGACGGCGAAGTGAAGGGCCTGCGTTACGGGGAAAATCCGGACCAGCCCGCCGCCGTCTACCAGCTGGCCGAGGGCGGCCTGGAACTGGACGGCGTGAAGTTCCGCGGTCCCGAGCGCGGGCTCGTCTCGGCTCTCACCGAGGAGCACCTGATCCAGTCCGGAAAGCACCCGGGCAAGACCAACCTCACCGACGTGGACAACGGCCTGAACATCCTGCAGTACCTTTCGGCCAAGCCCGCCGCCGTCATCCTCAAGCACAACAACCCCTGCGGCGCCGCCTGGACCGACGAGGGCCTGGCCGTGGCCTTCGAGCGAGCCAACCTCTCCGACCGCATCGCCGCCTTCGGCGGGGCCATCGTGGTCAACCGCACCCTCGACAAGGCCACCGCCGAGCTCATCACGGCCAACTATTTCGAGGTGGTGGCCGCGCCCGGCTACGAGCCCGAGGCCCTGGCCATCCTCAAGACCAAGAAGAACCTGCGCATCATCGCCATCCCCGGCATCGCCAAGCTCCCCGACTACCTTGGCGAGCCCTTCCTGGACGTGAAGAGCCTCATGGACGGCGGCATGGTGGTGCAGTTCTCCTTCCGCAACCGCATCCTCTCGGCCGACGACTTCCTGCCCGCCAAGGGGTCGACCAAGGACGGCAAGGACTTCATCTCCCGCGCCCCCAGCCCCCGCGAGGCCGAGGACCTGCTCTTCGCCTGGGCCGTTGAGGCCGGAGTCACCTCCAACTCGGTCATTTTCGTGCGTGACGGCGCCACCGTGGGCATCGGCACCGGCGAGCAGGACCGCGTGGGCGTGGTGCAGCTCACCATCCACAAGGCCTACACCAAGTACGCCGACCTCCTGGCCTTCGAGCGCCACAAGCTCTCCATCCACGAGCTGCGCGAGAAGGCCGCCTCCGACCCCGCCCTGGCCAAGGAGCTGGCCGACATAGAGGCCAAGACCCAGGCCGACCGCGGCGGACTGCCCGGCAGCGTGCTGGTGTCCGACGGATTCTTCCCCTTCCGCGACGGCGTGGACCTGGCGCTGAAGCAGGGCGTCACCGCCATCGCCCAGCCCGGCGGCTCCATCCGCGACTGGGAAGTGGTCCAGGCCGTCAACGAGGCCACCCCGCAGGTGGCCATGGTCTTCACCGGGCAGCGGTCGTTCAAGCACTAG
- a CDS encoding DUF697 domain-containing protein: MTKSLKILLPAFALLLALSLVVFLLRNIVILSDVVSAFHPATGVFVKYGLSLLVAAGVFWLAGTLLLRPKALVPPVDPSPEEKARYLARLDSRLKRNKLLRGAAVPAGPEGAQARLAILDQMAEGEIRACARKVFLSTAIAQNGRLDSLIVFVSMAALVWRVSHIYNQRPSLKEMYSIYVNVAGSAFVSYGVDEIDIKSQINALVEPLMAGAAGRLPVVSSVTSALGNAFFHGAVNCILVCRVGLMTKNYLGVGYDPESGLRRTSFRDALVLARGVFKGSFQELGSAIMDVAAAPVEKLKTKTAEAAKSAAGAVGGACGAVASTGRKMGSLLKRNREQ, from the coding sequence ATGACCAAGAGCTTAAAGATCCTGCTGCCCGCGTTCGCGCTGCTGCTGGCGCTCTCGCTCGTGGTTTTCCTGCTGCGCAACATCGTGATCCTGTCCGATGTGGTCTCGGCGTTCCATCCGGCCACCGGCGTGTTCGTGAAATACGGCCTGTCGCTCCTCGTGGCGGCGGGCGTGTTCTGGCTGGCCGGAACGCTCCTGTTGCGGCCGAAGGCGCTGGTTCCGCCCGTGGACCCTTCCCCCGAAGAGAAGGCCCGCTACCTGGCCCGGCTCGACTCGCGCCTGAAGAGGAACAAGCTGCTGCGAGGGGCCGCCGTGCCGGCCGGTCCGGAGGGCGCCCAGGCAAGGCTTGCCATCCTGGACCAGATGGCCGAGGGCGAGATACGCGCCTGCGCCCGGAAGGTCTTTTTGTCCACGGCCATCGCCCAGAACGGGCGGCTGGATTCGCTCATCGTGTTCGTCTCCATGGCCGCGCTGGTCTGGCGGGTGTCGCACATCTACAACCAGCGGCCGTCGCTCAAGGAGATGTACTCGATCTACGTCAACGTGGCCGGTTCGGCGTTCGTCTCCTACGGCGTGGACGAGATCGACATCAAATCCCAGATCAATGCGCTCGTCGAGCCGCTCATGGCGGGCGCGGCCGGACGGCTGCCGGTGGTCTCCTCGGTGACGTCGGCGCTGGGGAACGCCTTTTTCCACGGTGCCGTCAACTGCATCCTGGTGTGTCGCGTGGGGCTCATGACCAAGAATTACCTGGGAGTCGGGTACGACCCGGAGTCGGGCCTTCGCAGAACCTCCTTCCGGGATGCCCTCGTCCTGGCGCGCGGGGTGTTCAAGGGATCGTTCCAGGAACTCGGGAGCGCCATCATGGATGTGGCCGCCGCGCCGGTGGAAAAGTTGAAGACAAAAACCGCGGAAGCTGCGAAGAGCGCCGCCGGGGCTGTGGGCGGCGCCTGCGGAGCCGTGGCCTCAACCGGAAGGAAAATGGGCTCCCTGCTCAAACGCAACAGGGAACAGTAA